The SAR202 cluster bacterium genome has a window encoding:
- a CDS encoding toxin-antitoxin system HicB family antitoxin, with amino-acid sequence MLKKASLDRKPLDYYLKLNYPFEVVVDPDQPNGAYVVVFPDLPNCFTQADSLEELPQMAREARELWIEVEYERGHDIPEPSYSEEYSGKFNVRVPTSLHRSLAEAAKKQDVSLNQYVVDILSRGDVQARIERRLDEIEARLDGVAPVKRSMVAESKAEYDVRPARKKARKSAG; translated from the coding sequence ATGCTTAAGAAGGCGTCTCTGGACCGAAAGCCTCTCGACTACTATCTGAAGCTCAACTATCCCTTTGAGGTTGTTGTCGACCCGGACCAGCCAAACGGGGCGTACGTTGTCGTTTTTCCTGACCTGCCCAATTGCTTTACGCAGGCAGATAGTCTTGAGGAGCTCCCGCAAATGGCCAGAGAAGCCCGGGAGCTCTGGATAGAGGTCGAATACGAACGTGGCCACGACATTCCTGAACCCTCCTACTCCGAGGAGTACAGCGGCAAGTTCAACGTCCGCGTGCCGACGTCCCTCCACCGGTCGCTGGCGGAGGCTGCGAAGAAGCAGGATGTGAGCCTCAACCAGTATGTGGTGGACATACTTTCGCGCGGGGACGTGCAGGCGCGGATAGAGCGGCGGCTGGATGAGATCGAGGCACGGCTGGACGGCGTAGCGCCGGTGAAGCGTTCTATGGTGGCGGAGTCGAAGGCGGAGTACGATGTCAGGCCCGCCCGTAAGAAAGCGCGCAAATCGGCAGGTTGA